One Lucilia cuprina isolate Lc7/37 chromosome 4, ASM2204524v1, whole genome shotgun sequence DNA segment encodes these proteins:
- the LOC111678069 gene encoding 40S ribosomal protein S3, producing MSLTISKKRKFVADGMFKAELNEFLTRELAEDGYSGVEVRVTPARTEIIIMATKTQQVLGEKGRRIRELTAMVQKRFNFEPGRIELYAEKVATRGLCAIAQAESLRYKLTGGLAVRRACYGVLRFIMESGAKGCEVVVSGKLRGQRAKSMKFVDGLMIHSGDPCNDYVETATRHVLLRQGVLGIKVKIMLPYDPKNKIGPKKPLPDNVSVVEPKEEKIYETPETEYKMPAVVPIYDEAAEM from the exons ATGAGCCTCACAATTTCCAAAAAACGCAag tttgttGCCGATGGCATGTTCAAGGCTGAATTGAACGAGTTCTTGACTCGTGAACTCGCCGAGGATGGTTACTCCGGTGTTGAAGTACGTGTTACCCCCGCCCGTACTGAAATCATCATCATGGCCACCAAGACCCAACAGGTTTTGGGTGAAAAGGGTCGCCGCATTCGTGAATTGACCGCTATGGTCCAAAAGCGTTTCAACTTCGAACCTGGCCGTATTGAATTGTACGCCGAAAAGGTCGCCACCCGTGGTTTGTGCGCCATCGCTCAAGCTGAATCCCTCCGTTACAAGTTGACCGGAGGTTTGGCTGTCCGTCGTGCCTGCTATGGTGTCTTGCGTTTCATCATGGAATCTGGTGCCAAGGGTTGCGAAGTCGTTGTTTCCGGCAAATTGCGTGGTCAACGTGCTAAGTCCATGAAATTCGTCGATGGTCTCATGATCCACTCTGGTGATCCATGCAACGATTACGTTGAAACCGCCACCCGTCACGTTTTGTTGCGTCAAGGTGTTTTGGGTATCAAGGTCAAGATTATGTTGCCTTACGATCCCAAGAACAAGATCGGCCCCAAGAAGCCCTTGCCCGATAATGTATCTGTTGTCGAACCCAAAGAAGAGAAAATCTATGAAACTCCTGAAACAGAATACAAAATGCCCGCTGTTGTGCCCATCTATGATGAAGCTGCTGAAATGTAA